GTGATCCAGCAATCCTGCTGCTCGGGGGCCATATCCAAAGGGAGGAACCGTCTGGAAGAGCTGTTTGTGCCCTGCTCAGTGCAGCCTGGTTCAGTGTCCGAGATGGTGTCATCTGGGTTGTTCTGCAGTGGATGAGTGGATAAGGAAGAGTACTGTCTATCCAGGAAAAGATGAAACCCTGATACTGCAGCAACATGGATGAGCCCAGAGACATTAGGATGAGTGGGTAACAGgtgcagagacaagcagatgactctttcagggggtgggggagtgggtcTTAAAATGTGAAATTCCTGGAGTCTGAGTGGCAGTTAGCAGGGCCTGGTGGAGATGGTGTCCGCCACAGGCAGTCTCGGGTCAGCATTCAAGACTCCTACAGTGGAAACACTGGGCGTGCTTAACAATTACGAAGctggagtggtggtgcatgcctttatccaggcactagcctggtctacagagtgagttccagaacagtcagggctatgcagagaaaccctatcttgggaaAAGTGAATGTTCTCAGAAATCACTGAAGAGATTTAGTATTCTCATTACTCAACTAACTGCTGAGGTAATGCCTTCGGTCACCAGCTCCATCTAGCCATCCTAGACGACTGAAAACATCATATGCCTAAATGTATGCAGTTCCCGTCCACTGAAGCAGGAATGAACAGACAATGTAAGGCAGAGCATGCTGTGAGGACTCTGAAATGCACTCTGCTCTTGGGCTCCTAGCAGCTGCAGTGAAGTGACGCTGACAGGCACTTCTCAGAACCCATGGATGCTGAGAGCCAGGGGTCCAGCTGCCTGGGACAGCCAAGCTTGAACTGAAGACGGCACCTGAACAGCACAGCACAGGAGAGCAGCAAGTCCTGCGCAAGGCCCTTGCCCTTCCCACTCTCTTCCTCACCAAGAAGTGGGCTTTGAGACCTACAGGCAGGAGCCAATCCCCAGCCTCACTCAGGCTCTGGCCAAACAGGAGGTAAGAGGCTTAGGTTTGAGGCTTCCTTGGCTGTTAGCTTTGCTTTGGGTGTCACTGTGTGCCTGGTTCCTGTTCCTCACTCACCCTTCTGCCCTCCTCAGCATGGTGACTTGTCCTGTTTCATGTCCTGTACTGAGCTGAAAGGGCAGGGTGGGGCTGGCTTCTATCTGGCCTGCTTCAGCTTAGGGGCAGCAAGGGCCCTCATCCTCACTGGGTTTGTGTCCTGCACTCTGCTGTGCTGTCACACTGGTGGGGTCAGCAGTGAGGCAACAGACATGGAGCATGGAGGAGGGCAGGGGTCAGCACAACACTGCTGTCAAGTGTTCTCAATCAGCTGGGCAGTGTTCCACTCACCTCACCGCAGCGGCCTAGAAGCTCTAAAGCAACACATCAAAATTAACTAATTGTCTGGAGGGATGCAGTGGGAACTGAAGGACAGGTAGGATGCGGTTCATATATttgggacttaaaaaaaaaatacccattttaTACATGTAGTCATTTCATCCTGTCTTCCTCTGAACCCTTCTTCCCACATCTCCTTACCTCctccatgtcctttttttttttttggtttttcgagacagggtttctgtgtagcctgtgcctttcctggaactcacttggtagcccaggctggcctcgaattcacagagatccgcctggctctgcctcccgagtgctgggattaaaggcgtgtgccaccaccgccctctccatgtcttttttaaaTGTGACTTAATTAAGTTTTGCACAACCGTGGGAACATTATTTATTGGAGAATGGGGACCACCATATCAATGGCCACACCACTTAAGAAAATGAtattccctcccccaacctttAACTGAATAGATCATTAGATGGGTAGGGCCTCATGGACCCCACCCTATCCCTTATGAAATGTTGTTGGGGCCAATATGGTACACATTTGGGGTACTTTGCAAAAAAAGATGAGGTACATGCAGTCCTAAGCATGAAAAACCTGGGACAGCTCTGAGCTGAGTGCCTTTGAGCCCAGTCTGCACAGAAAGCAGCTGTGGGGGCAGGCTGCCAGGAGCACCTACATTCCCGGCCTGCCGCTGACCAAATGGTTACTCGAGAGGCATACTGACCAATGATCCCTACCACAGGCCTGCCTTGATACTACCTAGATTAGCTTTGAATTTTTGGCAAtcctgcttctcaagtgctgagattttaaCACTGCATTCCTAGTTAAGTATTTGTAAACAAATCAGTGAACACATGGGAAATTTGCTTCTAAGCAGTGGTCAAATTTATATATCATCTAAAAATGTCACCCAAAGGTGCTTGGGAAATTCAGCAACTATACTCTGGGGCTCGCTGCCTTCTGAGGTCATTCTAAGGTCCAGGCAGAAATGTAGGATACGGCAGGGTGAAAGGTCACTCAGTCTCAGGTCTCCCAGCAACTTTCTAAAAACAAGCATCTTAAAGCTGGCACACCTCATTCTCCGAAGATCTTACTTTTTAAGGTTGCCAAGCACACTGTAGCTATCAGAAGGAGCAGGAATGCTTTAAACAAGCAAACCCTGTTTTAGGGACTAGACAGACTGCTCAGCTGTctgtggacctgagttccatccctgggcccATAGGGAAAGCTGACTCTGAGaaggatgtcctctgacctccacatgggcactATGACAAATACATCCcaccataaataaaatgtaaaagaaaaaacctgCTTCAGGTTTATTTAGTAAAACACACCCTTTCAACTAGCTTTTGTAAGGACACAATATCATTGTCATAGACCGGGGCTCAGCCAGTCTGTTCCTACAGCTTAGAGTCCTTAGGCCCAGGAAGGCAGTAGGGGCTGAAAGGTAAGGGAGAATTTTGCCTTGGGAGCCACGAGGTCAGGAAAATAAATCCATTGCCTATTTAGCacaaaaaagttctttgcctacATTACAAAGCATATAAAATGCTGAAACCACTGAAAGCAAACTCagtagaaggattaggaggaagAAAGTTCATAACACATTCCATTTGCTGGATACTTTTAATAAGTTTACATTGTTGATATTAAAGTATAGttaatacaaacagaaaaaaaaaaacagcaacaaaaaaaacctcttagGCTCAGGTGGGGAAATCCAAAAAAGCacatgagaaacaaaaacatgcagGGGAGAGGAGTGTGACACATGATCAGGTAGCAGAACCTTGAGATCCAAGCTGACAGCACAGGGGCCACCCCAGGATGAAGGGGCCTAAAATTATATGAACTCAGGTTGTTTTTAACCTTAAGATGTTCGAGCACCATTTCAGAAGCAGGCAAGCATGGGTGTTCCCTACTGAGGACATGGGTGAGGGGACATGCCCTTTCCAAGCacaaccaccatgcctggtacccaGCAGCCTCCATGTACACACTTGACATGTAACAGGAGGCGTTGGGTGTTGTTAGGATGTCGTGTCTTCCTGTCACACACAGTGCTGTGCTGTGAACCAGAAAATGGCCAGGGACAAGAAGACTACAATAAGGCACTGCCTGAGACAGAACTGGTGGTGTACTCCAGACATCTGATCTCAGCCTTCAGTGGCATTTACATATAAATAGGCATAATAAAACCCTCCTGCATGAAGCCCAGGAAGACAATGTGCAGAACAGACCCAGGGAGGGGGCAATGGAGCCGTGCATGGTTCTCATTTCAGGCACACTACTAGAATGCAGACCACGATGGAGCCTCTCATGTAAACACCTGGCCAGCTACATTTACACTGTTGCCTTGGGATTGTAGAGACTCATCAccaaaaaaaatactttctatttaaaccttaaaaatgacACACACCAATTGTAATTATTTAGGTTATAAATGTTTCTAATGTAGCAGCAAAGGATGTTTGTagaaaaaatatacttttaagaaaatagctgaaaaaaatctaaagtataaaaagtttaaaaaatatatcttaagACAAAGTATTGCCCAAAACatataaaacttaattttagAAAGTTCGCCTACCTAATTTAAAATGGACTAGACACAACTGTGGCACACCATCCTCCACAGTGATCCCACAAACAGGAAAATGAACCCAGGGCCCAAAAGCCTTCAGAGAGCTCAGTTCCTGGCAATGGCTTGCTCTGTCCTCAGGGATATAGCCCTGAGGCAGCTCCAGGGCTGCAGCCTTGCATAGGAAAACCTGTCCAGGACATTTTCAGAGTCAGAGAGTCAGAGCCCCCTTAGGGACAAGTGCTTGTCTGTCTCTGGATCATAGTACATGTGAGCTCCGTGAGGTGTGTGGCCTTGTCCTTGGCCCATCGGGGGCCTCTTCTCAAGTCTCCACCAGAATCTCTACTACATGGTCCAGCTCAGCCAGGTCAGACTTGCAAGTGGAGCTGGGAGGTGGGGCAGCTGCAGCAAAGCCCTCAAGGCCATTGCAGAGGCTGGGCTTGGTACCACTCATCATTCCTGTTAGCACTGTGTCCAGGTCATAGTAGGAACTGTCCACATCTGAGAAGAGTTCCTCCACTGAACTGGGGTTTTTGTTCTCCAGGGTCTCAAATATCTGGTCCAGTGACTTCTGAAAGCTTCCCCGGTTTTCTTGGGGGTTGTCCATCTCCCAGAGGCTGCTCTGAGGGTTCCTTTGCCCCTGTGCTGAGCTGACTATGGGAAGCTCAGAAGCTGGGCTTTGCAGGGGACCATCTTCCAGTTCAGGAGTGGGGTGCTCCCCGTCAGCTCCCCTGACTGTATGACACAGGATCTCTGTGGAGACTAGGCGGTCAATTGGTGCCCGTTCTACATTCTGGGGTGCCATCCCATGCCACACACCATCCCGACTCATTTCCTCCTGGATCTGACGGACTGTGTTGGCGATGAGGACTGAGCGGCAGAGGTTGGGCTCCACTAGCATGTGGCAGAGCTGGAGCTTGACCAGGGACATGTCCAGGAGTGACTGCCGCTGCAGGCTATAGGAAGGGACGGTGCCCAAACCTTCTACTACCTCCTCCTGGTCACCGTATTTCCTCTTCAGCCCTCTAGCAAACATCGTGTCCTGTGGGAACCAAGGAAGACACCATTTAGCATTCTGCAGCCTCCCGGCTGACAGTACCCAGGGCAGTTTCTAACAGCTAGAGAAGTGACAACACAGAAGCGCCTGAGACACCATCTGGAGGCTGCCTGACACAGCCACTGTCACACAACACAGCTCCAAGTTGTAGCATAATtttcatcaacagataaatgaacaCAAATAGGAGGAATATGTTATTTGTATAAAGCGGTGTTGTTGCTTTGAGATAagtatcttgctatgtagcccaggctggccttgaacgtgtgaccctcctgcctcagcttcccagagctgagattaaGAGTACACCACTACACCCATctacagaaatacattttaaagagaataaaaatctgGGTACTGGGATAGGAACTTTGGTCCTTATGTTTGTGGGACAAGATCTTTTAGCcgctgattcatctctccagcttttaaatttttattttaaaataaaaatattattttaaacaataaatttgaaattaaatgcCAAGTTGTTCTCAACAgaatctccaaaatatgtaaactTTAGGATTTCTTTACAGACACAAAAAGgctactttttcttcttccttccaaagTCAGAGACCTTTACGTAATTTATGTGACTTCTTGAGTATTTATTCCAATGAAATGAAAGCTAAGGCTCATGTAAAAACTTGTACAAGAACGGTCGTAGTACTCTACTCACAGTTGTCCCAAACTGGAAATAATCAAGTTGAAATGACCGGAGCTCCCATTGGAACTACAGACCAGAGAAAAGCCAGTCGCCAGTCTCCAGAGGCCACACCCCAATCAACTCCATCCTCCTTATTATACTCATGCAGGAGATCTCAGGGGAGAGAACATGCCTGGACAAGTGTGCTGGCCACAGAGTGCCCAGCTCCCAACACATCACACGCAAACCTAAGCGAAAGACAAGTGACAAGAGGAATGCAGAGTCTCAGGTTCTTTTGCAACTTCATATAAACAATTACAATCTCAAGATAAAAAATTAAGAGACCTAATGCTAAGagcttctttttttcctataagACCATGCCCAGGAAAGTAAGCAGCTGTTCCTGCCCATGCCACCCCTCAAGTTTTATCATCTACTTCGTAGTGAAGGAAAGGAGCTTACCACCAAAGTACAAATAATATCAAGagaggccagagaaatggctcagtggttaagaacactggctgctttcagATGatccaggctcaattcccagtactTACATGGTAGATCAAAGCCATCTATAACTTAAGTTCCAGGAAACCCAATGCCCTAGTCTGACCCCCAAGAACACCAGGCACGAACATACATAAATgcaggaaatacacagagaacataagtctaaaaaataaaagactatttCATGAGGCCAGGGCAATAATGGTTCAGCAGGTTAAATGCTTGCAATTAAATCCTTACTACTCATATAAATGCTAGAGCTTGGGAGGTAAAGATAGGGGATCCCTGGAGCAGGCTAGCTCTGGACTCaactgagatcctgcctcaataatTAAAGTGGAGAGCAAATGGGCAAGATACCAGACatcagcctctgacctccatccatacacacacacatgcacacaagacacaaacacaaaacaactaAATTGCTCGGTAAGAATATTCAGGGTTATGTTGTTTTTGAActagggtctcactaggtagtcctggctagcctggaattcactgggtaaaccaggccagcctctgctttccaggtgctgggattgttAAGGTATGTGACACCATGCCAGGCAAATGCTTTTTAAACTTCTGTTTGATTTGGAGCTGGAGATGGGCACCctgattctattcccagcacctatatgatggctcatgaccatctataaCTTAGTTTCCATGGTATCCaacagacaccctcttctggcctctggaggcatTGTATGCATATAGTGcagccatacatgcagacaaaatacttacacacataaaataaaatcttttaaagacaaatagctgggtggtggtggtgcacctttaatctcaacactagggaggcagagccaggtggatctgtgtgagttcaaggccagtctgatctacagagtgagttccaggaggcaccaaaaactacacagagaaaccctgtcttgtaaaataaataaataaaaataaataaatagccgggcggtggtggcgcacgcctttaatcccagcactcgggaggcagagccaggcggatctctgtgagttcgaggccagcctgggctaccaagtgagttccaggaaaggcgcaaagctacacagagaaaccctgtctcaaaaaaccaaataaataaataaataaataaataaataaataaataaataaataaataaataaataaatgtaggttgtgtttgagcacttggtccccaggtgatGGTACTGTCTGGGAGGTTacagaacctttaagaggtgaggcCTTGCTGAAAGAACTGCAAACCCAGGACTGGTTTCAAGTTGTATACTTGGCTCTACTTTCCGTTCTCTGCTTCTGTGTGCGGATGACATGTGATCGATCACTGGGCTCTGGGCTCCCTGacaaccagactggcctcagcctTGCACTGCTGTGCCTTCTCTGCCACGATGGACTAAAGCATCCCTGCTATAACTGCACGTCCagacaaaccctttctccctaaGTTGTTCTTTGTCAGAGTAttctatcacagcagcagaaaagcaactaatataaCTTTGCATTACAGAAATTTCTTCtttggtggtggtagtatgtgtatTTAACAGGCTGTTCTCTTAActtcagatccttctgcctcagcctccagagtggaGGGATTACAAATGTGGGTCCCTAAGtctaaattagatttttttttcattttttaaaaaacaattacatGTTTAAAGCCACTGGGGGGGAGGGGTAAAACTGCTAAGTTTATTGAGAATTAATATACTATGTCAagggctgtgtggtggtggcacatgcctttaatcccagcacttgagagacagatgCAGGCGGatttcagtgagttcgaggccagcctggtctaaaaagtgagatccaggacagccaggactgttacacggagaaatcctgtcttgaaaaaaatatatatctaggCCAACTGTATCAAGAAACCCTGGATTAGGGGGTGGGAAGTCCCAAAAGTTCCTTTTTGTTTCAGAGTTATCTCTACAATTTCAACTCTTTGTGATTTAACACAGATCTCAAACCAAACTTGCTCATATGTCATGAATTAAACCCTGTTTTGCAGACAGAATACCTAGCTGCCCACTCTGACCCTGAGAATCTGAAAGATAACCCAACTGGAAGGCAGACTGGTCCAGGGAGGGCAGTGTGGCCAACCAGAGGATGCATGCAGTGGGGAGAACTcacaaaaggacagagaggaaggaaaaatgggCTCCTGAACTGGAAGTTTCCAGAAGGTGGAGTACAGGCTGAAGAGAGATGTCATCAGTGGTGCAAACTACAATACCAATCTCTAAGATAAAAGATGCTCACTGGAGAGACAGTGACATGACTATTACGagataaccaactgctttctgtttGGATCTGAAGTCTGCTCCACAGGACAGAATTCATACCT
Above is a genomic segment from Peromyscus leucopus breed LL Stock chromosome 14, UCI_PerLeu_2.1, whole genome shotgun sequence containing:
- the Cdca4 gene encoding cell division cycle-associated protein 4, translated to MFARGLKRKYGDQEEVVEGLGTVPSYSLQRQSLLDMSLVKLQLCHMLVEPNLCRSVLIANTVRQIQEEMSRDGVWHGMAPQNVERAPIDRLVSTEILCHTVRGADGEHPTPELEDGPLQSPASELPIVSSAQGQRNPQSSLWEMDNPQENRGSFQKSLDQIFETLENKNPSSVEELFSDVDSSYYDLDTVLTGMMSGTKPSLCNGLEGFAAAAPPPSSTCKSDLAELDHVVEILVET